The DNA region CCACTTGGCGAGCAGGATGTGAAGCGCGGCCATCTGGATCGGCTTCGCGATGTAGTCGTCCATGCCGGCCGCGAGGCAGCGCTCGCGATCGCCCGCCAGGGCGGCGGCGGTCGTGGCGATGATCGGCGTGTGCCGCGCCGTGCCCTCGCGCGCGCGGATGGCGGCGGTGGCCTCCAGGCCGTCGAGCTCCGGCATCTGGACGTCCATCAGGACGAGGTCGTAGGCCATGGTGGCGAGCGCGCCGAGCGCCTCGCGACCGTTCGTCGCCACGTCGGCCGTGAGGCCCGCCGCTTCGAGCAAATGGAGCGCGGTCAGCCGGTTGTCGGCGTCGTCCTCGACGAGCAGGATGCGCCGCCGGCCCGGTAGCCGGCGGGCCTTGCCCCGCGCCGCCGGAGGCTGCCGCTTCCGCCGCGAAGCCGCGAGCGCCGTCACCAGGCTCTCGACCAGCTGCGCCTCGCGGATCGGCTTGGTCAGCCGGACGGCGAAGAGCCGCTTCGCGTCCCCCGCGCCGGCCAGGTGCCCGAGCGAGCTCAGGAGCACGAGGATGGCGTCGTCGAGGCTCGCGTCGGCGCGGATCGCCTGCGCCAGCGCGGCGCCGTCCATGCCCGGCATCTGCATGTCGCAGATGACGAGCCGGTAGGGGTCGCCGGCGCGGGCCGCGGCGCGCAGGAGGGCGAGCCCCTGCTCGCCCTGCTCCGCCGTGGCGTGGCGCATGCCCCAGCCCGCGAGCTGCTGCTCGAGGATCGTCCGGTTGGTC from Deltaproteobacteria bacterium includes:
- a CDS encoding response regulator; protein product: FNLSAVLDDAMVVHAPRAAAKGLELASLIHADVPRAVRGDAGRLGQVLLNLVGNAVKFTERGEIVVRVTLAQQSDDHATVRFAVSDTGIGIPLDKRHRLFGSFSQVDGSMTRRYGGTGLGLAISKRLVELMAGEIGVESEEGRGSTFWFTVRLVRVARAARPAPSELRGVRVLVVDDNETNRTILEQQLAGWGMRHATAEQGEQGLALLRAAARAGDPYRLVICDMQMPGMDGAALAQAIRADASLDDAILVLLSSLGHLAGAGDAKRLFAVRLTKPIREAQLVESLVTALAASRRKRQPPAARGKARRLPGRRRILLVEDDADNRLTALHLLEAAGLTADVATNGREALGALATMAYDLVLMDVQMPELDGLEATAAIRAREGTARHTPIIATTAAALAGDRERCLAAGMDDYIAKPIQMAALHILLAKWLGPLAARKGRTPAMSRRTEDGAVR